A region from the Bos indicus isolate NIAB-ARS_2022 breed Sahiwal x Tharparkar chromosome 14, NIAB-ARS_B.indTharparkar_mat_pri_1.0, whole genome shotgun sequence genome encodes:
- the ZFP41 gene encoding LOW QUALITY PROTEIN: zinc finger protein 41 homolog (The sequence of the model RefSeq protein was modified relative to this genomic sequence to represent the inferred CDS: inserted 2 bases in 1 codon), producing PASRGPSSTLETRIEKPTGKKNKTRTPEAEVHVQKDTAKEEKASGKEQPNQSPTLAQKHRKEARLSPENEEHVFEAFDASFKDDFEGVPMFTPFQTKKPCECGCIFKHKTDHVRHXRVHTGEKPFQCAQCGKIFRHSSDVTKHWRIHRREKPFKCSECGKAFNCSSNLLKHQKTHTGEKPYRCKECGKTFAYSSCLIHHQKHHPRKKH from the exons CCAGCTTCCAGGGGGCCTTCCTCTACCCTGGAAACAAGGATAGAGAAGCCCACAGGCAAGAAAAATAAGACCCGGACCCCAGAGGCAGAAGTGCACGTGCAGAAGGACACTGCCAAGGAAGAGAAGGCATCTGGGAAAGAACAGCCAAACCAGAGCCCCACTTTGGCCCAAAAGCACAGGAAGGAAGCCCGCCTCAGTCCCGAGAATGAGGAGCACGTGTTTGAGGCCTTTGATGCTTCATTTAAAGATGACTTTGAAGGAGTTCCCATGTTTACTCCCTTCCAGACGAAGAAGCCCTGCGAATGTGGGTGCATCTTTAAGCACAAGACGGATCATGTTCGTCA CAGAGtccacactggagagaagccctTCCAGTGTGCCCAGTGCGGGAAGATATTCAGGCACAGCTCTGACGTGACAAAGCACTGGAGGATTCACCGCAGAGAAAAGCCCTTTAAATGTAGTgagtgtggcaaagcctttaactgCAGTTCCAATCTCCTGAAACATCAGAAAAcccatactggagagaagccataCAGATGTAAGGAGTGTGGAAAGACCTTTGCCTATAGCTCATGTCTCATTCACCATCAGAAACATCACCCACGGAAGAAGCATTGA
- the GLI4 gene encoding zinc finger protein GLI4 isoform X2 encodes MAALGDGQEPPHVLSPVSFESPGTPGAHHHEAQLHLHLHGHQHGFPSSSPEVPSQPPQEPSDLDFQEVAEVQICRDTCWSGSESEPEQAPSSPSPHGPEDEVHQAGGVLRTLLRSLPRRPGGGDRFGQEPSLERSAGQTPRAGPRSQKRDTWLGSQGASGTEGSPGRTAELAGGLSRGSGLGTQQGGPRGGKPHRCEACGKSFKYNSLLLKHQRIHTGEKPYACHECDKRFRGWSGFIQHHRIHTGEKPYECGQCGRAFSHSSHFTQHLRVHNGEKPYECGECGQAFSQSSNLVRHQRLHTGEKPYACSQCGKAFIWSSVLIEHQRIHTGEKPYECPDCGKAFRGRSHFFRHLRTHTGEKPFACGACGKAFGQSSQLIQHQRVHYRE; translated from the exons ATGGCGGCCCTGGGGGACGGTCAGGAGCCCCCTCATGTCCTGTCCCCGGTCAGTTTCGAGTCACCCGGGACACCTGGAGCCCACCACCATGAAGCCCAACTTCACCTCCACCTCCATGGTCATCAACATG GCTTCCCCAGCAGCAGCCCTGAGgtgccctcccagcccccacaggAGCCGTCAGACCTGGACTTCCAAGAGGTGGCAGAGGTCCAGATCTGCAGAGACACCTGCTGGTCAG GTTCTGAGTCGGAGCCGGAGCAGGCCCCGTCGTCTCCCAGCCCGCACGGTCCTGAAGACGAGGTGCACCAGGCCGGAGGCGTGCTGAGGACCCTGCTGAGGAGCCTTCCCCGCAGACCCGGGGGTGGGGACCGCTTTGGGCAGGAGCCCAGCCTGGAGCGGTCAGCAGGCCAGACACCGAGGGCTGGGCCCCGTTCCCAGAAGAGAGACACCTGGCTCGGGTCGCAGGGGGCCTCCGGGACGGAGGGCAGCCCGGGACGCACGGCCGAGCTGGCGGGCGGCCTGAGCCGGGGCTCGGGGCTCGGGACCCAGCAGGGCGGCCCACGGGGCGGGAAGCCGCACAGGTGCGAGGCCTGCGGCAAGAGCTTCAAGTACAACTCGCTCCTGCTGAAGCACCAGCGCATCcacacgggcgagaagccctACGCCTGCCACGAGTGCGACAAGCGCTTCCGCGGCTGGTCGGGCTTCATCCAACACCACCGCATCcacacgggcgagaagccctACGAGTGCGGCCAGTGTGGCCGCGCCTTCAGCCACAGCTCGCACTTCACACAGCACCTGCGCGTCCACAACGGGGAGAAGCCGTACGAGTGCGGCGAGTGCGGCCAGGCCTTCAGCCAGAGCTCCAACCTGGTGCGGCACCAGCGGCTGCACACGGGCGAGAAGCCGTATGCCTGCAGCCAGTGCGGCAAGGCCTTCATCTGGAGCTCGGTGCTCATCGAGCACCAGCGCATCCACACGGGTGAGAAACCCTATGAGTGCCCCGACTGTGGCAAGGCCTTCCGCGGCCGCTCGCACTTCTTCCGGCACCTGCGGACCCACACGGGTGAGAAGCCCTTCGCCTGTGGCGCCTGCGGCAAGGCCTTCGGCCAGAGTTCCCAGCTCATCCAGCACCAGAGGGTCCACTACCGGGAGTAG
- the GLI4 gene encoding zinc finger protein GLI4 isoform X1, with translation MGCQKWTDGWRSCWQIPSSRLCPRSAPAAHRQQVPGVHSFSRPWGKMAALGDGQEPPHVLSPVSFESPGTPGAHHHEAQLHLHLHGHQHGSESEPEQAPSSPSPHGPEDEVHQAGGVLRTLLRSLPRRPGGGDRFGQEPSLERSAGQTPRAGPRSQKRDTWLGSQGASGTEGSPGRTAELAGGLSRGSGLGTQQGGPRGGKPHRCEACGKSFKYNSLLLKHQRIHTGEKPYACHECDKRFRGWSGFIQHHRIHTGEKPYECGQCGRAFSHSSHFTQHLRVHNGEKPYECGECGQAFSQSSNLVRHQRLHTGEKPYACSQCGKAFIWSSVLIEHQRIHTGEKPYECPDCGKAFRGRSHFFRHLRTHTGEKPFACGACGKAFGQSSQLIQHQRVHYRE, from the exons ATGGGTTGCCAGAAATGGACTGATGGATGGAGATCATGCTGGCAAATACCTTCCTCCAGGTTGTGCCCCAGAAGTGCTCCAGCAGCTCACAGACAGCAG GTCCCCGGTGTGCACTCCTTCAGCAGGCCTTGGGGGAAGATGGCGGCCCTGGGGGACGGTCAGGAGCCCCCTCATGTCCTGTCCCCGGTCAGTTTCGAGTCACCCGGGACACCTGGAGCCCACCACCATGAAGCCCAACTTCACCTCCACCTCCATGGTCATCAACATG GTTCTGAGTCGGAGCCGGAGCAGGCCCCGTCGTCTCCCAGCCCGCACGGTCCTGAAGACGAGGTGCACCAGGCCGGAGGCGTGCTGAGGACCCTGCTGAGGAGCCTTCCCCGCAGACCCGGGGGTGGGGACCGCTTTGGGCAGGAGCCCAGCCTGGAGCGGTCAGCAGGCCAGACACCGAGGGCTGGGCCCCGTTCCCAGAAGAGAGACACCTGGCTCGGGTCGCAGGGGGCCTCCGGGACGGAGGGCAGCCCGGGACGCACGGCCGAGCTGGCGGGCGGCCTGAGCCGGGGCTCGGGGCTCGGGACCCAGCAGGGCGGCCCACGGGGCGGGAAGCCGCACAGGTGCGAGGCCTGCGGCAAGAGCTTCAAGTACAACTCGCTCCTGCTGAAGCACCAGCGCATCcacacgggcgagaagccctACGCCTGCCACGAGTGCGACAAGCGCTTCCGCGGCTGGTCGGGCTTCATCCAACACCACCGCATCcacacgggcgagaagccctACGAGTGCGGCCAGTGTGGCCGCGCCTTCAGCCACAGCTCGCACTTCACACAGCACCTGCGCGTCCACAACGGGGAGAAGCCGTACGAGTGCGGCGAGTGCGGCCAGGCCTTCAGCCAGAGCTCCAACCTGGTGCGGCACCAGCGGCTGCACACGGGCGAGAAGCCGTATGCCTGCAGCCAGTGCGGCAAGGCCTTCATCTGGAGCTCGGTGCTCATCGAGCACCAGCGCATCCACACGGGTGAGAAACCCTATGAGTGCCCCGACTGTGGCAAGGCCTTCCGCGGCCGCTCGCACTTCTTCCGGCACCTGCGGACCCACACGGGTGAGAAGCCCTTCGCCTGTGGCGCCTGCGGCAAGGCCTTCGGCCAGAGTTCCCAGCTCATCCAGCACCAGAGGGTCCACTACCGGGAGTAG